Proteins encoded in a region of the Actinomycetota bacterium genome:
- a CDS encoding SRPBCC family protein, producing MSSVEQSIEVDVPVSTAYNQWTQFEDFPHFMEGVEEVRQLDDKTLNWKAEIAGVEREWTATITEQHPDERIAWTSEQGAFTAGVVTFHKLTDQSCKVMLQMDFEPEGFTEKVGDALGFVDSRVKGDLKRFKEFIEERGRETGAWRGEIEQRESTQATQT from the coding sequence ATGTCGAGCGTCGAGCAATCGATCGAGGTCGACGTCCCTGTCAGCACCGCGTACAACCAGTGGACCCAGTTCGAGGACTTCCCCCACTTCATGGAGGGGGTCGAGGAGGTCCGGCAGCTGGACGACAAGACGCTCAACTGGAAGGCGGAGATCGCCGGCGTCGAGCGCGAGTGGACGGCGACGATCACCGAGCAGCACCCGGACGAGCGGATCGCCTGGACCAGCGAGCAGGGCGCGTTCACGGCGGGCGTGGTGACGTTCCACAAGCTGACCGACCAGAGCTGCAAGGTCATGCTGCAGATGGACTTCGAGCCCGAAGGGTTCACGGAGAAGGTCGGAGACGCCCTCGGCTTCGTCGACTCCCGGGTGAAGGGCGACCTGAAGCGCTTCAAGGAGTTCATCGAGGAGCGCGGTCGCGAGACCGGAGCCTGGCGAGGCGAGATCGAGCAGCGCGAGTCCACCCAGGCGACCCAGACCTAG
- a CDS encoding amidase, translating into MAGLSEPDRFDAFLDEPGRADRIARERASAPPGPLHGVAVGVKDIFHVDGLPTHAGSRLPAEVLTGEEGTSVRRLRAAGAVVAGKTHTAEFAWLAPGPTRNPVDPRRTPGGSSSGSAAAVAAGLVPLALGTQTVGSVIRPASYCGVVGFKPSYGRVPVDGVVACSPSVDTVGWFAPDVEGVARAGAVLCDAWEPAGSDDAVLGVPEGPLLALADPAARDVFRRVVAQLAARGWEVRPVEVLDDLDDVVDRHRRLVAAEMAAVHEPWFERFRDLYRPQTREIIEWGRTLGDVRAHRDGRGRLRDALAATGVDVWLSPAATGPAPLGLDSTGSPLLSLPWTHAGVPVLSLPVMSVAGLPLGLQLAGRRGADESLIAVGAALSEQFRSDGGREGD; encoded by the coding sequence GTGGCCGGCCTGAGCGAACCGGACCGTTTCGACGCCTTCCTGGACGAGCCCGGACGGGCGGACCGGATCGCCCGGGAGCGGGCCTCGGCCCCGCCGGGCCCACTGCACGGGGTGGCGGTCGGCGTGAAGGACATCTTCCACGTGGACGGGCTCCCGACCCACGCGGGGAGCCGCCTGCCCGCCGAGGTCCTGACCGGGGAGGAGGGGACGTCCGTGCGGCGGCTGCGGGCGGCGGGAGCCGTGGTGGCCGGGAAGACCCACACGGCCGAGTTCGCCTGGCTCGCGCCCGGTCCGACCCGCAACCCCGTCGATCCACGGCGGACCCCGGGGGGGTCGTCCAGCGGGTCCGCGGCCGCCGTCGCCGCCGGCCTCGTACCGCTCGCCCTCGGCACCCAGACGGTCGGGTCGGTTATCCGGCCGGCCTCCTACTGCGGCGTGGTCGGGTTCAAGCCGAGCTACGGGCGGGTGCCGGTCGACGGGGTGGTCGCATGCTCGCCGTCAGTGGACACGGTGGGCTGGTTCGCTCCCGACGTGGAGGGGGTGGCCCGCGCGGGCGCGGTGCTCTGCGACGCGTGGGAGCCGGCCGGCTCAGACGACGCTGTGCTCGGCGTGCCCGAGGGCCCGCTGCTCGCACTCGCGGACCCAGCCGCGCGCGACGTGTTCCGGCGGGTGGTGGCGCAGCTCGCCGCGCGCGGCTGGGAGGTCCGGCCGGTGGAGGTCCTGGACGACCTCGACGACGTCGTGGACCGCCACCGCCGCCTCGTCGCCGCCGAGATGGCGGCGGTGCACGAGCCCTGGTTCGAACGCTTCCGGGACCTGTACCGACCACAGACGCGGGAGATCATCGAGTGGGGAAGGACGCTGGGGGATGTCCGGGCGCACCGGGACGGACGCGGGCGCCTGCGCGACGCCCTCGCCGCCACCGGGGTGGACGTCTGGCTGTCCCCGGCCGCCACGGGACCGGCCCCCCTCGGCCTGGACTCGACGGGGAGCCCGCTCCTGAGCCTGCCCTGGACGCACGCCGGGGTCCCGGTGCTCTCGCTGCCGGTGATGTCCGTCGCCGGGCTCCCGCTTGGTCTGCAGCTGGCCGGACGCCGGGGCGCCGACGAGTCCCTGATCGCCGTGGGAGCCGCGCTGTCCGAGCAGTTTCGCTCGGACGGGGGCCGGGAAGGAGACTAG
- a CDS encoding dodecin family protein: MAGSVARVTEISAVSDTSFEEAIKLGLERATTTLRNVRSAWVKEQRVDVGEGGQVTQYQVNMLVTFVLE, encoded by the coding sequence ATGGCAGGATCGGTTGCCCGAGTTACGGAGATCAGCGCGGTCTCGGACACCAGCTTCGAGGAGGCGATCAAGCTCGGCCTGGAGCGCGCGACGACCACGCTTCGCAACGTGCGCTCGGCCTGGGTGAAGGAGCAGCGCGTGGACGTGGGTGAGGGAGGCCAGGTCACCCAGTACCAGGTGAACATGCTGGTGACGTTCGTCCTGGAGTAG
- a CDS encoding leucyl aminopeptidase — MEIKATKGNPTDVAADVLVVPLFTDDAVNRGPLKDIDRALDGALGPAIERGEVQGKANEVAVWPAGGLQSDRVLFVGAGAKREADVEAMRRAYGTAARRVKGAYESVALLLRNDTHARSAVEGFLTGAYEPDLLKAERKESRVRSVTVVGAEDVRRQAEAGRIVGESVNWARELVTLPPNDMTPTALADAATETLVPLGVKVEVLTGDQLARFGGLRGVAQGSSEPPVLITMSWEPGRARKGTTLGLVGKGVTFDSGGLSLKPSEGMETMKADMAGAAAVLAAMRAIAALKLPVRVRAACPATENMPSGTATRVGDVLRMYSGKTVEVLNTDAEGRLILADALAWLAEQGVTHMADAATLTGAVQIALGNVAFGVFGRPDRWVDQVLRSARASGERAWPLPLYPEYREQLRSDVADVKNVGGRPGGAITAATFLAGFVPDEIPWAHLDIAATAWQDAKPYRAKGATGSAVRTFVQLASDLASAK; from the coding sequence ATGGAGATCAAGGCGACGAAGGGCAACCCGACGGACGTGGCGGCCGACGTGCTGGTCGTCCCCCTCTTCACCGACGACGCGGTGAACCGAGGCCCCCTGAAGGACATCGACCGCGCCCTGGACGGGGCCCTCGGTCCGGCCATCGAGCGCGGTGAGGTGCAGGGGAAGGCCAACGAGGTGGCGGTCTGGCCCGCAGGGGGGCTGCAGAGCGACCGCGTCCTGTTCGTGGGGGCCGGCGCGAAGCGCGAGGCGGACGTCGAGGCGATGCGCCGCGCGTACGGGACCGCGGCCCGCCGCGTGAAAGGGGCCTACGAGAGCGTCGCGCTCCTGCTGCGCAACGACACGCACGCGCGGTCCGCGGTGGAGGGCTTCCTGACCGGTGCCTACGAGCCGGACCTGCTCAAGGCGGAGCGCAAGGAGAGCCGGGTCCGCTCGGTCACCGTGGTGGGGGCGGAGGATGTCCGTCGGCAGGCCGAGGCGGGCCGCATCGTGGGGGAGTCCGTCAACTGGGCGCGGGAGCTCGTCACCCTTCCGCCCAACGACATGACCCCCACCGCGCTCGCCGACGCCGCCACCGAGACGCTGGTTCCGCTGGGCGTGAAGGTCGAGGTGCTGACGGGCGACCAGCTGGCCCGGTTCGGCGGTCTGCGCGGGGTGGCCCAGGGCTCGAGCGAGCCGCCCGTCCTCATAACGATGTCGTGGGAGCCGGGCCGCGCCCGCAAGGGGACGACGCTCGGCCTGGTCGGGAAGGGCGTCACCTTCGACAGCGGGGGGCTCTCGCTGAAGCCTTCCGAGGGCATGGAGACGATGAAGGCCGATATGGCTGGGGCGGCGGCGGTCCTGGCCGCGATGCGCGCGATCGCCGCCCTCAAGCTGCCGGTCCGGGTGCGGGCCGCGTGCCCGGCCACCGAGAACATGCCGTCGGGGACGGCCACGAGGGTGGGGGACGTCCTGCGCATGTACTCCGGCAAGACGGTCGAGGTGCTCAACACCGACGCGGAGGGACGGCTCATCCTGGCCGATGCGCTGGCCTGGCTGGCCGAGCAGGGCGTCACGCATATGGCGGACGCGGCCACCCTCACGGGAGCCGTCCAGATCGCGCTGGGCAACGTGGCCTTCGGCGTGTTCGGGCGGCCCGACCGGTGGGTCGACCAGGTGCTGAGGTCGGCCCGGGCGTCGGGGGAGAGGGCGTGGCCGCTGCCGCTGTACCCCGAGTACCGGGAGCAGCTGCGGTCCGACGTGGCGGACGTGAAGAACGTGGGTGGACGTCCGGGAGGCGCGATAACCGCGGCCACCTTCCTCGCCGGGTTCGTCCCGGACGAGATCCCCTGGGCGCACCTGGACATCGCCGCGACCGCCTGGCAGGACGCCAAGCCCTACCGGGCGAAGGGCGCGACGGGGTCGGCCGTGCGGACCTTCGTCCAGCTCGCGTCCGACCTCGCCTCGGCGAAGTAG
- a CDS encoding type IV toxin-antitoxin system AbiEi family antitoxin, giving the protein MSGRRARLDAVIARLGSAQHGAVARRQIIASGGTDDDIALRVARGSLHRLRLGVYAVSGSPATWEQDLMGACLAVGQDAVIGGPTAAALHGLLRVAPNRIEVWVPGPRRVRRSDLIVRRCRDLREKDVTRVDGIPCLSVTRTLIALASQLDVATLETVVDDALRRKMTNVVRLHRRIEELGSGGRKGLPVLARMVGSRRAGVHDSELEKRFVEVLRRYRMPLPEYHPKITLDGKTYEPDFLYRAARIFIETDGLKGHASRADLEYSNRRQNAFVKAGYRPMRFTWADVEERGLQMCKDLAAAAHLPWEPPPGLASGR; this is encoded by the coding sequence ATGAGCGGACGCCGCGCCAGACTCGATGCGGTGATCGCCCGGCTCGGCAGCGCACAACATGGGGCGGTAGCCCGCCGACAGATCATCGCCTCGGGCGGGACCGACGACGACATCGCGCTTCGCGTCGCCCGTGGGAGTCTGCACCGCCTCCGGTTGGGGGTCTACGCCGTATCCGGGTCCCCAGCCACGTGGGAGCAGGACCTCATGGGCGCGTGTCTGGCGGTAGGTCAGGACGCCGTCATCGGCGGACCCACCGCTGCTGCCCTCCACGGACTGCTCCGGGTGGCGCCCAACCGCATCGAGGTGTGGGTCCCCGGGCCGCGCAGGGTCCGCCGCAGTGACCTGATCGTCCGCCGCTGCCGCGACCTGCGCGAGAAGGACGTCACACGGGTGGATGGGATCCCATGTCTGTCCGTGACTCGGACGCTCATCGCGCTCGCCTCCCAGCTGGACGTCGCGACGCTCGAAACGGTCGTGGACGACGCGCTTCGCCGGAAGATGACCAACGTGGTGCGGCTGCATAGGAGGATCGAGGAGCTCGGCTCGGGAGGCCGGAAGGGTCTCCCGGTGCTCGCGCGGATGGTGGGATCACGCCGCGCGGGCGTCCACGACAGCGAGCTGGAGAAGCGGTTCGTGGAGGTGCTGCGCAGGTACAGGATGCCGCTCCCCGAGTACCACCCCAAGATCACCCTGGACGGGAAGACCTACGAACCTGACTTCCTCTACAGGGCGGCGCGCATCTTCATCGAGACGGACGGACTGAAGGGACACGCGTCGCGGGCCGACCTCGAGTACTCGAACCGGCGTCAGAACGCGTTCGTGAAGGCCGGCTACCGGCCGATGCGGTTCACCTGGGCGGACGTTGAGGAGCGTGGCCTGCAGATGTGCAAGGACCTGGCGGCCGCCGCGCACCTCCCGTGGGAGCCGCCACCCGGGCTCGCATCAGGTCGGTGA
- a CDS encoding DUF2795 domain-containing protein has product MSQPEITSDKVAPVVDDSRSREYSARQPHEQATSEDRHHRMPEGTLQPEEIDARTELAQSIQGSVFPATREELLASAEEMDATPEIMASLRQLPDGTYENVQEVWATLGGSIEEKRA; this is encoded by the coding sequence ATGAGCCAGCCGGAGATCACCAGCGACAAGGTCGCCCCCGTCGTCGACGACAGCCGCAGCCGCGAGTACTCGGCCCGGCAGCCCCACGAGCAGGCGACCTCGGAGGACCGCCACCACCGCATGCCCGAGGGCACGCTTCAGCCCGAGGAGATCGACGCCCGCACGGAGCTCGCGCAGAGCATCCAGGGCTCGGTCTTCCCCGCCACCCGCGAGGAGCTGCTCGCGAGCGCCGAGGAGATGGACGCCACCCCCGAGATCATGGCCTCGCTGCGTCAGCTGCCCGACGGCACCTACGAGAACGTGCAGGAGGTCTGGGCGACGCTCGGCGGGTCGATCGAGGAGAAGCGGGCCTAG